In Streptomyces seoulensis, the following are encoded in one genomic region:
- a CDS encoding thiamine pyrophosphate-dependent enzyme encodes MARTVARLVVDTLEELGVRQVFGVVGDALNPFTDAIRASGTVSWVGCRHEEVAAFAAGAQSQLTDTLGVCMGTVGPGSVHLLNGLYDAAKSGTPVLAIAGQVPQPEIGTDYFQEVDNDLLFKDVAVFRATVTSPAQLPALLEVAVRTAVGRRGVAVLTVPGDVGDLELPDDRPVRLSLTGSANRPDDPALDEAASVLDDGGKVTLLVGRGARGCRQEVLALAERLAAPMVITLKAKEGFEGDNPYQVGQTGLIGNPAAAHAMDHADTLVLLGTDFPYRDWYPEGKKVIQVDRVAEHIGRRVPVDVGLAADVGPTVRGLLERVRQRIDRGHLDSARTKFTKWQEGQRDLASPDHDRGLLGKVRSKFDNRSHLVRPEALAAAVDAAADEDAVFTSDTGMATVWLSRFVEMRGDRRLLGSYNLGSMANAMPQAIGAQMLDRDRQVVAFCGDGGLSMLLGDLMTIRTERLPVKLVVFDNQRLGMVKLEQEQAGLPEFGTVLDNPDFAAVAQALGITGIRVTRPEELADAVKRAFAEPGPVLLDVLTNPDEIAVPGKATVQQGWGFAIAKVKENLSSSSR; translated from the coding sequence ATGGCCCGCACCGTCGCCCGTCTTGTCGTCGACACGCTGGAGGAACTCGGCGTACGCCAGGTGTTCGGCGTCGTCGGCGACGCGCTCAACCCGTTCACCGACGCCATCCGCGCCTCCGGGACCGTGTCCTGGGTGGGCTGCCGTCACGAGGAGGTGGCGGCCTTCGCGGCCGGTGCCCAGTCCCAGCTCACCGACACGCTCGGGGTCTGCATGGGCACCGTCGGTCCCGGCTCGGTCCACCTGCTGAACGGCCTCTACGACGCCGCGAAGAGCGGTACCCCGGTGCTGGCCATCGCGGGACAGGTACCGCAGCCGGAGATCGGCACCGACTACTTCCAGGAGGTCGACAACGACCTCCTCTTCAAGGACGTGGCCGTCTTCCGGGCCACCGTGACCTCGCCCGCGCAGCTGCCCGCGCTGCTGGAGGTCGCCGTGCGCACCGCCGTCGGCAGGCGCGGGGTCGCGGTGCTCACCGTGCCCGGCGACGTCGGCGACCTGGAGCTGCCCGACGACCGGCCGGTCCGGCTCTCGCTGACCGGCTCCGCCAACCGGCCGGACGACCCCGCGCTGGACGAGGCCGCCTCCGTGCTCGACGACGGCGGCAAGGTCACGCTGCTCGTCGGCCGGGGAGCGCGCGGCTGCCGCCAGGAGGTGCTCGCGCTGGCCGAGCGGCTGGCCGCGCCGATGGTGATCACCCTCAAGGCCAAGGAGGGCTTCGAGGGCGACAACCCGTACCAGGTCGGCCAGACCGGCCTCATCGGCAACCCGGCCGCCGCCCACGCGATGGACCACGCCGACACCCTGGTGCTGCTCGGCACCGACTTCCCGTACCGCGACTGGTATCCGGAGGGCAAGAAGGTGATCCAGGTGGACCGGGTCGCCGAGCACATCGGGCGCCGGGTGCCGGTGGACGTCGGCCTCGCCGCCGACGTCGGCCCGACCGTGCGGGGGCTGCTGGAGCGCGTGCGGCAGCGTATCGACCGGGGCCATCTCGACTCGGCGCGGACGAAGTTCACCAAGTGGCAGGAGGGCCAGCGCGACCTCGCCTCGCCCGACCACGACCGGGGGCTGCTCGGCAAGGTCCGCTCCAAGTTCGACAACCGCTCGCACCTCGTACGGCCCGAGGCGCTGGCCGCCGCCGTGGACGCCGCCGCCGACGAGGACGCCGTCTTCACCTCCGACACCGGTATGGCCACGGTGTGGCTGTCCCGGTTCGTGGAGATGCGCGGCGACCGCCGGCTGCTCGGCTCCTACAACCTGGGCTCGATGGCCAACGCCATGCCGCAGGCGATCGGCGCGCAGATGCTCGACAGGGATCGCCAGGTCGTCGCCTTCTGCGGCGACGGCGGACTGTCCATGCTGCTGGGCGACCTGATGACCATCCGCACCGAGCGGTTGCCGGTCAAGCTGGTCGTCTTCGACAACCAGCGCCTCGGCATGGTCAAGCTGGAGCAGGAACAGGCCGGGCTTCCGGAGTTCGGCACGGTCCTCGACAACCCGGACTTCGCCGCCGTCGCCCAGGCGCTCGGCATCACCGGCATCCGGGTCACCCGGCCCGAGGAACTGGCCGACGCGGTGAAGCGCGCGTTCGCCGAGCCGGGCCCCGTCCTGCTGGACGTGCTCACCAACCCCGACGAGATCGCCGTACCCGGCAAGGCGACCGTCCAGCAGGGCTGGGGGTTCGCCATCGCCAAGGTCAAGGAGAACCTGTCGAGTTCGAGCCGCTAG
- a CDS encoding FMN-binding glutamate synthase family protein: MVRFGAVGLLLIGAAAAVSAAVLVSPWWWFAAGVLAALGLLGSYDLLQRGHTVLRNYPVIGHARYLLEAIRPELQQYFVERNYDGRPYDRDTRSIVYERAKGIDAEEPFGSERDMYQRGYEFLVPSMAPVDTPDTPPRVRVGGPDCAQPYDMALLNVSAMSFGSLSANAVLALNTGAARGGFAQDTGEGGLSEYHLRPGGDLVWEIGTGYFGCRTEDGGFDAEQFAEKAAHPAVKCVSLKLSQGAKPGIGGVLPGDKVNAEIAEVRGVPQGETVISPPYHREFHTPRELVRFLARMRELAGGKPVGFKLCPGSRTQFLAVCKAMLAEGVTPDFIVVDGAEGGTGAAPLEFADHLGMPLTEGLITVHNALTGAGLRDRIRVGASGKVATGSDLVKRLLMGADYTNAARSMMFAVGCIQAQRCHTNRCPTGVTTQDPRRARALDVPDKSDRVRRYQEATVRSAQQIMAAMGVTDPKDLRPEMLRRRDTPTGDFRSYAALYDWLAPGELIERPPAAWAADWKAADPDRFAG; this comes from the coding sequence ATGGTGCGTTTCGGGGCCGTGGGGCTCCTTCTGATCGGTGCGGCGGCCGCGGTGTCCGCCGCCGTCCTCGTGTCCCCCTGGTGGTGGTTCGCCGCGGGCGTCCTCGCGGCCCTGGGCCTGCTGGGCAGCTACGACCTGCTCCAGCGCGGCCACACGGTACTGCGGAACTACCCCGTCATCGGCCACGCCCGCTACCTGCTGGAAGCGATCCGGCCGGAGCTCCAGCAGTACTTCGTCGAGCGCAACTACGACGGCCGCCCCTACGACCGCGACACCCGCAGCATCGTGTACGAGCGGGCCAAGGGCATCGACGCCGAGGAACCCTTCGGCAGCGAACGCGACATGTACCAGCGGGGCTACGAGTTCCTGGTGCCGTCGATGGCCCCCGTCGACACCCCCGACACACCGCCCCGGGTCCGCGTCGGCGGTCCCGACTGCGCCCAGCCGTACGACATGGCGCTGCTCAACGTCTCCGCGATGAGCTTCGGCTCGCTGTCCGCCAACGCGGTCCTCGCCCTCAACACCGGCGCGGCGCGCGGTGGTTTCGCCCAGGACACCGGCGAGGGCGGCCTCTCCGAGTACCACCTGCGCCCCGGCGGCGACCTCGTGTGGGAGATCGGCACCGGGTACTTCGGCTGCCGTACCGAGGACGGCGGCTTCGACGCGGAGCAGTTCGCCGAGAAGGCGGCCCACCCCGCCGTCAAGTGCGTCTCGCTCAAGCTCTCCCAGGGCGCCAAGCCCGGCATCGGCGGGGTCCTGCCCGGAGACAAGGTCAACGCCGAGATAGCCGAGGTGCGCGGGGTCCCGCAGGGGGAGACCGTGATCTCACCGCCGTACCACCGGGAGTTCCACACCCCGCGCGAGCTGGTCCGGTTCCTGGCCCGGATGCGGGAGCTGGCGGGCGGCAAGCCCGTCGGGTTCAAGCTCTGCCCCGGCTCGCGCACCCAGTTCCTCGCCGTCTGCAAGGCCATGCTGGCCGAGGGCGTCACCCCCGACTTCATCGTGGTCGACGGCGCCGAGGGCGGTACGGGCGCCGCGCCGCTGGAGTTCGCCGACCACCTCGGCATGCCGCTCACCGAGGGGCTGATCACCGTCCACAACGCCCTGACCGGCGCCGGGCTGCGCGACCGTATCCGGGTCGGCGCCAGCGGCAAGGTCGCCACCGGCTCGGACCTGGTCAAGCGGCTGCTCATGGGCGCCGACTACACCAACGCGGCCCGCAGCATGATGTTCGCCGTCGGCTGCATCCAGGCCCAGCGCTGCCACACCAACCGCTGCCCCACCGGCGTCACCACCCAGGACCCGCGCCGCGCCCGCGCCCTCGACGTCCCCGACAAGTCCGACCGGGTCCGCCGCTACCAGGAGGCGACCGTGCGCAGCGCCCAGCAGATCATGGCCGCGATGGGCGTCACCGACCCGAAGGACCTGCGCCCGGAGATGCTGCGCCGCCGCGACACCCCGACCGGCGACTTCCGCTCCTACGCCGCGCTCTACGACTGGCTGGCCCCCGGCGAGCTGATCGAGCGGCCGCCCGCCGCCTGGGCCGCCGACTGGAAAGCGGCCGACCCGGACCGTTTCGCCGGCTGA
- a CDS encoding CsbD family protein gives MSASEKAKATTEQASGKVKETAGRGVGNEKLTAEGRAEQATGDARQAKEKLKDAAKD, from the coding sequence ATGAGCGCCAGCGAGAAGGCCAAGGCCACGACCGAGCAGGCGAGCGGCAAGGTCAAGGAGACCGCGGGCCGTGGGGTGGGCAACGAGAAGCTGACCGCCGAGGGCCGCGCCGAGCAGGCCACGGGCGACGCCCGCCAGGCCAAGGAGAAGCTGAAGGACGCCGCCAAGGACTGA
- a CDS encoding antitoxin, giving the protein MSKFGDLANKAKDLAKSHPDQADKGVESAERLIDERTGNKYDAQTDKAADAVRRSYGSEGTRAPEDTPER; this is encoded by the coding sequence ATGAGCAAGTTCGGGGATCTGGCGAACAAGGCCAAGGACCTGGCCAAGAGCCACCCTGACCAGGCCGACAAGGGCGTGGAGAGTGCCGAACGGCTGATCGACGAGCGTACGGGCAACAAGTACGACGCCCAGACCGACAAGGCCGCCGACGCCGTCCGCCGCTCCTACGGCAGCGAGGGCACCAGGGCACCGGAAGACACCCCTGAACGCTGA
- a CDS encoding STAS domain-containing protein: MKTSTVILGDRAAIRPHGDIDHDELPSLRAASDTLPGDVLFLTWDFEDVPFLGVAGLHLLSEQRVIAGHQGRTLTVRGLRTQHRRLISVAAEIYPAMGWDALLAC, from the coding sequence GTGAAGACGAGCACAGTGATCCTCGGCGACCGGGCGGCGATCAGGCCGCACGGCGATATCGACCACGACGAACTCCCCAGCCTGAGAGCCGCGTCCGACACCCTGCCCGGCGATGTGCTGTTCCTGACCTGGGACTTCGAGGATGTTCCCTTCCTCGGCGTGGCCGGCCTGCATCTTCTGAGCGAACAGCGGGTGATCGCCGGACACCAGGGGCGGACTCTCACGGTCCGCGGACTGCGGACCCAGCACCGGCGGCTGATCAGCGTGGCCGCCGAGATATACCCCGCCATGGGCTGGGACGCGTTACTGGCCTGCTAG
- a CDS encoding nuclear transport factor 2 family protein: MSEKNESPADVVRALYAALGEGDIKGVLARMAPDVIIDEPNRLPYGGVHRGREAFAEAVLGGMTAHADITITGTDVFEGPAGIVGRLTGTLKARSSGEEYALTLVEVHRVEDGLVQEIDVYTKNPEGVAEFFAHAEAGAADHSG, from the coding sequence ATGAGCGAGAAGAACGAGAGCCCGGCGGACGTCGTGCGGGCGCTGTACGCCGCGCTCGGCGAGGGCGACATCAAGGGCGTCCTCGCCAGGATGGCCCCCGATGTGATCATCGACGAACCGAACCGGCTTCCCTACGGCGGGGTGCACCGGGGGCGCGAGGCGTTCGCGGAGGCGGTTCTGGGCGGGATGACGGCCCACGCGGACATCACCATCACCGGTACGGATGTCTTCGAGGGCCCCGCCGGGATCGTCGGCCGGCTCACCGGCACCCTGAAGGCCCGCTCGTCCGGCGAGGAGTACGCGCTGACCCTGGTCGAGGTCCACCGGGTCGAGGACGGCCTGGTACAGGAGATCGACGTCTACACGAAGAACCCCGAGGGCGTGGCGGAGTTCTTCGCCCACGCGGAGGCCGGGGCGGCCGATCACTCCGGATAG
- a CDS encoding MMPL family transporter, with product MRLFRRQFVVARFPVFVVVAWLVVAVCTAAFPGRLASEAARRPAMTLPASAESSRVAREAGGPASGPPVVIVWDATSAARLDAGSARRVLGRLPRSVGTPGAVTASADGRSLVSVVTLADTDEGRLGPSLERVRTIAGSLPDSTARLAGPAAGQADLETSFDGIDGKLLVIALAAVAAILFLVHRSVLLPLVVAASGVVALTLCSAVLYALRSRGLVTVDGQVQGILSVLVIGATTDYGLLLLARYHEHAPQLSAPAAMWTAWRASWAPIAASAATVACAMVALLLSALPANHSLALAGAVAMACCVPAALTFVPAAVLLAPRAMFWPRGPHSGRSGGRGWSLVSAVVERHARPVWTGGCALLAGCAALAVLLAPGGLPLGEALTAGAPSVRAQSALAAHFPAGTGSPAIVVTGSEGAAQVRRRVDGTPGVAGTEILATRPRTTIAATLDSAPDSGRAQETIARLRAAMDGRARVGGYPAQVYDVQRAAEQDRTRVLPAVLVIVLLLLLGLLRSLALPVVLAAVAVANFLAALGISAVIFDLAFGSAATEPSLVLFSFVFLIALGVDYNIFLMHRVRRESLLAGQRVGTLRGLRATGNAISSAGVVLAVTFATLTVMPLRYLAQIGVIVAVGVLLDTLFVRPFLVPAFTLDMGPWLWWPTKPPPDPRPVGVGEQRSRPEMASV from the coding sequence GTGCGTCTGTTCCGCCGGCAGTTCGTGGTGGCGCGGTTCCCGGTGTTCGTCGTGGTCGCGTGGCTGGTGGTGGCGGTGTGCACGGCCGCCTTCCCCGGCCGGCTGGCGTCCGAGGCCGCGCGCAGGCCGGCGATGACCCTGCCCGCGTCGGCGGAGTCGAGCCGGGTGGCGCGGGAGGCCGGTGGGCCGGCATCAGGACCGCCGGTCGTGATCGTGTGGGACGCCACCTCTGCCGCGCGGCTGGACGCGGGGTCCGCGCGGCGGGTTCTGGGCAGGCTGCCGCGTTCCGTCGGGACCCCCGGCGCCGTGACCGCCTCGGCCGACGGCCGCTCCCTCGTCTCGGTCGTCACCCTCGCCGACACCGACGAAGGACGGCTCGGCCCCTCCCTGGAGCGCGTCCGGACGATCGCCGGGTCACTGCCGGACAGCACGGCCCGGCTGGCAGGTCCGGCGGCAGGACAGGCCGACCTGGAGACCTCGTTCGACGGCATCGACGGCAAGCTGCTGGTCATCGCGCTGGCCGCCGTCGCCGCCATCCTGTTCCTCGTCCACCGCAGCGTCCTGCTGCCCCTCGTGGTGGCCGCGTCCGGGGTCGTCGCGCTGACCCTGTGCAGCGCGGTGCTGTACGCGCTGCGGAGCCGGGGGCTGGTGACGGTCGACGGGCAGGTGCAGGGCATCCTCTCGGTCCTGGTCATCGGCGCGACCACGGACTACGGCCTGCTCCTGCTGGCGCGCTACCACGAGCACGCCCCGCAGCTGTCGGCACCGGCCGCCATGTGGACCGCCTGGCGGGCGAGTTGGGCGCCCATCGCGGCGAGCGCGGCGACGGTGGCCTGCGCCATGGTCGCCCTGCTGCTCAGCGCCCTGCCCGCCAACCACTCGCTGGCGCTCGCCGGAGCCGTGGCCATGGCGTGCTGCGTACCGGCCGCGCTGACCTTCGTCCCGGCCGCCGTGCTCCTCGCCCCGCGCGCGATGTTCTGGCCCCGGGGTCCGCACTCCGGCCGGTCCGGCGGGCGGGGCTGGTCCCTGGTCTCGGCGGTGGTGGAGCGGCACGCGCGTCCGGTGTGGACGGGTGGCTGCGCGCTGCTCGCGGGGTGCGCAGCCCTCGCCGTACTGCTGGCGCCGGGCGGTCTTCCGCTGGGCGAGGCGCTCACGGCGGGAGCACCCTCGGTACGCGCCCAGTCGGCCTTGGCGGCGCACTTCCCGGCTGGCACCGGCAGCCCGGCGATCGTGGTGACCGGCTCCGAGGGCGCCGCGCAGGTGCGCCGTCGGGTGGACGGGACACCGGGGGTCGCCGGCACCGAGATCCTCGCGACCCGGCCGCGTACGACGATCGCCGCCACCCTCGACAGCGCCCCGGACAGCGGGCGCGCCCAGGAGACGATCGCCCGCCTCCGCGCGGCGATGGACGGCCGGGCCCGGGTCGGGGGCTATCCGGCACAGGTGTACGACGTGCAGCGGGCGGCCGAGCAGGACCGTACCCGTGTGCTGCCCGCCGTCCTGGTGATCGTGCTGCTGCTCCTGCTGGGGCTGTTGCGGAGCCTGGCGCTGCCGGTCGTGCTCGCCGCGGTGGCCGTGGCCAACTTCCTTGCCGCGCTGGGCATTTCGGCGGTGATCTTCGACCTCGCCTTCGGTTCGGCCGCGACGGAGCCGTCCCTGGTGCTGTTCTCGTTCGTGTTCCTGATCGCACTCGGGGTGGACTACAACATCTTCCTGATGCACCGTGTCCGCCGTGAGTCCCTGCTCGCGGGCCAACGGGTCGGCACGCTGCGGGGTTTGCGGGCCACCGGCAACGCCATCAGCTCGGCGGGTGTCGTGCTCGCGGTCACCTTCGCCACCCTGACCGTCATGCCGCTGCGCTATCTCGCGCAGATCGGCGTCATCGTCGCGGTGGGCGTGCTGCTCGACACCCTGTTCGTCCGCCCGTTCCTCGTCCCGGCCTTCACCCTCGACATGGGGCCCTGGCTGTGGTGGCCGACGAAGCCGCCGCCGGACCCGCGTCCGGTCGGCGTGGGCGAGCAGCGGTCGCGGCCGGAGATGGCCTCGGTCTGA
- a CDS encoding sulfatase family protein, which yields MKRHRLFGPGAAALLLAACSAPASTGAPGETTPGAKTPNIVFVLTDDLATNLVPYMPHVKELQRDGTSFSDYFVTDSLCCPSRSSILTGKYPHSTGVFTNNGDDGGYGAYNRNGNERDCYGPALQKAGYRTGFMGKYLNGYLPADKHGTDKPYVPPGWDEWDVAGNGYPEFNFGLNENGKVVKYGHDPEDYLTDVVSKKATSFIDSSAAAKKPFVLELATFAPHGPSTPAPRDAEDFPGLKAPRTPAYDKPSEPAPKWQSGLGPLSADEQRSIDGKFAKRARSVQAVDDMIGRVRDELKAKGLADNTYIVFSSDNGFHMGEHRLRPGKQTPYDTDIRVPLVVAGPGVAAGKEISQPAANVDLSPTFQELAGVKPGGAADGASLAPLLHGEQVTDWRRAVLIEHHRPASKKDDPDAAPDSSGNPPSYEAVRTPNALWVEYADGEREYYDTERDPDEQHNRASSLSKTQQTVLHETLTDLQKCEGSEACAKAGQ from the coding sequence ATGAAGCGACATCGGCTGTTCGGTCCGGGGGCCGCGGCCCTCCTGCTCGCCGCCTGCAGCGCACCGGCGAGCACCGGGGCGCCCGGCGAGACGACCCCCGGGGCGAAGACGCCCAACATCGTCTTCGTGCTCACCGACGACCTCGCGACCAACCTGGTTCCGTACATGCCGCACGTGAAGGAGTTACAGCGCGACGGCACCTCGTTCAGCGACTACTTCGTCACCGACTCCCTGTGCTGCCCGTCCCGTTCCTCGATCCTGACCGGCAAGTACCCACACAGCACCGGGGTGTTCACCAACAACGGCGACGACGGCGGCTACGGCGCGTACAACCGCAACGGCAACGAGCGCGACTGCTACGGCCCCGCACTCCAGAAGGCCGGCTACCGCACCGGCTTCATGGGCAAGTACCTCAACGGCTACCTCCCCGCCGACAAGCACGGCACCGACAAGCCCTACGTCCCGCCGGGCTGGGACGAGTGGGACGTGGCCGGCAACGGCTACCCCGAGTTCAATTTCGGCCTGAACGAGAACGGCAAGGTCGTGAAGTACGGCCATGACCCCGAGGACTACCTCACCGACGTGGTGTCGAAGAAGGCGACCTCCTTCATCGACTCCTCCGCGGCGGCCAAGAAGCCCTTCGTGCTCGAACTCGCCACCTTCGCCCCGCACGGCCCCTCCACCCCCGCGCCCCGCGACGCGGAGGACTTCCCCGGCCTCAAGGCACCCCGCACCCCCGCCTACGACAAGCCCTCCGAGCCGGCCCCGAAGTGGCAGAGCGGCCTGGGGCCCCTCTCCGCCGACGAACAGCGGTCGATCGACGGCAAGTTCGCCAAGCGGGCCCGCTCGGTGCAGGCCGTGGACGACATGATCGGCCGCGTCCGGGACGAGCTGAAGGCGAAGGGGCTCGCCGACAACACATACATCGTGTTCAGCTCCGACAACGGCTTCCACATGGGCGAGCACCGGCTGCGCCCCGGCAAGCAGACCCCGTACGACACCGACATCCGGGTGCCACTGGTGGTCGCCGGGCCGGGCGTGGCCGCCGGCAAGGAGATCTCCCAGCCGGCCGCGAACGTCGACCTCAGCCCCACCTTCCAGGAACTGGCCGGGGTGAAGCCGGGCGGGGCGGCCGACGGCGCGAGTCTCGCCCCGCTGCTGCACGGAGAACAGGTCACCGACTGGCGCCGGGCGGTGCTGATCGAACACCACCGTCCCGCCTCCAAGAAGGACGACCCCGACGCGGCGCCCGACAGCAGCGGCAACCCGCCCTCCTACGAGGCCGTCCGCACCCCGAACGCGCTGTGGGTCGAGTACGCGGACGGCGAGCGCGAGTACTACGACACCGAGCGCGACCCCGACGAGCAGCACAACCGGGCCTCGTCGTTGTCCAAGACCCAACAGACCGTGCTGCACGAGACATTGACGGATCTTCAGAAATGCGAGGGCAGCGAGGCGTGCGCGAAGGCCGGGCAGTGA
- a CDS encoding cysteine hydrolase family protein, giving the protein MTSSALLVMDVQRDVVDLADDGSGYLPRLRGAIDGARAAGIPVVYVVMGLRPGDPEVGTRSKVMANVLRAGLFTEGAPGSEIHPDIAPRAGDVVVTKRRGSAFSGSDLDLVLRARDIDSLVLTGIATSAVVLSTLRRAVDLDLGATVLSDGCLDTDPEVHRMLVERLFPQWADVVTVEEWLGAIGTPRPLS; this is encoded by the coding sequence ATGACGAGCAGCGCGCTCCTGGTGATGGACGTCCAGCGGGACGTGGTGGACCTCGCCGACGACGGCTCCGGCTATCTGCCACGGCTGCGCGGCGCGATCGACGGCGCGCGGGCCGCCGGCATCCCGGTGGTCTACGTGGTGATGGGACTGCGGCCCGGCGATCCCGAGGTCGGCACACGCAGCAAGGTGATGGCCAACGTCCTGCGCGCCGGGCTGTTCACCGAGGGCGCGCCGGGTTCCGAGATCCATCCCGACATCGCGCCCAGGGCGGGGGACGTCGTCGTCACCAAGCGGCGGGGGAGCGCGTTCTCGGGGAGCGACCTCGATCTGGTGCTCCGGGCCAGGGACATCGACAGCCTGGTGCTCACCGGCATCGCCACCAGCGCGGTCGTGCTGTCCACGCTGCGGCGCGCGGTCGATCTGGATCTCGGTGCGACCGTCCTGTCGGACGGCTGTCTCGACACCGACCCCGAGGTGCACCGGATGCTCGTCGAGCGGCTGTTCCCGCAGTGGGCGGACGTCGTCACCGTCGAGGAGTGGCTCGGCGCGATCGGAACACCGCGCCCCTTGTCCTGA
- a CDS encoding maleylpyruvate isomerase family mycothiol-dependent enzyme has protein sequence METGSGDSLPEGLGGAIRETARDIAALLDRDADPGAPVPGLEWTVGETAAHLALANGLMADLAAGRDRPYGDGTPQSLAAANARGLTEFPERGAQPLAAMIVRQAEAFLVAVAETDPTRTLVTPLGPMTKDVLASYLLTHMLGHGWDLARGVGRPHMIDRTRVGLCLPFLKTAMPRVAAAPAGLTARYTLRVPGCEPFGVTFTEGVVEVLPGPPERSGCTIRTEPVTFLLIALGRVGPWQAMARAGVLAWGRKPWLAPRFPALFKAP, from the coding sequence ATGGAGACGGGCAGCGGGGACTCCCTGCCGGAGGGGCTCGGCGGGGCGATACGGGAGACGGCCCGGGACATCGCCGCGCTGCTGGACAGGGACGCGGACCCGGGCGCCCCCGTACCGGGGCTGGAGTGGACCGTGGGGGAGACGGCCGCCCATCTGGCCCTGGCCAACGGGCTGATGGCCGACCTCGCCGCCGGTCGGGACCGTCCCTACGGCGACGGCACCCCGCAGAGCCTCGCGGCGGCCAACGCGCGCGGCCTCACCGAGTTCCCGGAGCGTGGGGCGCAGCCGCTGGCCGCGATGATCGTGCGGCAGGCCGAGGCGTTCCTGGTCGCCGTGGCGGAGACCGACCCGACGCGGACGCTGGTGACCCCGCTGGGCCCCATGACCAAGGACGTGCTCGCCTCGTACCTCCTGACCCACATGCTGGGGCACGGCTGGGATCTCGCGCGCGGGGTGGGCCGTCCGCACATGATCGACCGGACGCGGGTGGGGCTGTGCCTGCCGTTCCTGAAGACGGCGATGCCACGGGTGGCGGCCGCCCCGGCCGGACTGACGGCGCGTTACACCCTGCGGGTCCCGGGCTGCGAGCCCTTCGGGGTCACCTTCACCGAGGGGGTCGTCGAGGTCCTCCCCGGGCCGCCGGAGCGCTCCGGGTGCACCATCCGCACCGAGCCGGTCACCTTCCTGCTCATCGCGCTGGGCCGCGTGGGCCCCTGGCAGGCCATGGCGCGCGCCGGCGTACTCGCCTGGGGGCGCAAGCCGTGGCTCGCGCCCCGCTTCCCCGCTCTGTTCAAAGCGCCCTGA